Proteins encoded by one window of Streptomyces sp. ALI-76-A:
- a CDS encoding GntR family transcriptional regulator, whose amino-acid sequence MVVKGLEFRIDRRSGVAAYQQIVQQTKQALRLGVLVPGDQLPTAKAVAQTSAVNPNTTLKAYRELEREGLVEARPGLGTFVRQSLARPQAGADSPLRGELEAWMDRAREAGLEPDDVTALVTSVMEERYAGTGPADEHAGITGTTGTTGTRGHA is encoded by the coding sequence ATGGTGGTGAAGGGGTTGGAGTTCCGCATCGACAGGCGGAGCGGAGTCGCCGCCTACCAGCAGATCGTCCAGCAGACCAAGCAGGCGCTGCGGCTCGGCGTACTCGTGCCCGGGGACCAGTTGCCGACGGCCAAGGCGGTCGCCCAGACCTCCGCCGTCAACCCCAACACCACGCTCAAGGCGTACCGCGAACTGGAGCGGGAGGGCCTGGTCGAAGCGCGGCCGGGACTGGGGACCTTCGTACGTCAGTCGCTGGCCCGTCCGCAGGCGGGGGCCGACTCGCCGCTGCGCGGCGAGCTGGAGGCCTGGATGGACCGGGCCCGCGAGGCGGGCCTGGAGCCGGACGACGTGACCGCTCTGGTCACCTCCGTGATGGAGGAGCGGTACGCCGGGACCGGTCCTGCCGACGAGCACGCGGGCATCACCGGCACCACAGGAACCACGGGAACAAGGGGACACGCATGA